The following are encoded together in the Glycine soja cultivar W05 chromosome 5, ASM419377v2, whole genome shotgun sequence genome:
- the LOC114412335 gene encoding probable prefoldin subunit 2 isoform X1, producing MDNLATTEIIMAKAEGGKEPINEQAVANMYAAMRSELNQIYSKITELEMEVSEHTLVTNAIQPLDQSRRCYRMIGGVLVERTIKEVLPAVQRNKEGLEEVVARLNEALEKKKKEISEFEANYKIRIRKADAEVKDESGRKEGSAQGVLVGPAGGSE from the exons ATGGATAATTTGGCGACAACTGAAAT AATCATGGCCAAAGCTGAAGGTGGCAAGGAACCAATAAATGAACAAGCAGTAGCAAATATGTATGCTGCAATGAGGTCTGAGCTCAACCAAATTTACTCCAAAATAACTGAACTGGAGATGGAAGTTAGTGAGCACACATTGGTTACCAATGCCATTCAACCACTTGACCAATCTAGACGATGCTATCGTATGATTGGAGGGGTGCTTGTGGAGAGAACCATCAAAGAGGTCTTGCCTGCTGTGCAGCGAAATAAAGAAGGACTCGAAGAGGTTGTGGCAAGGCTTAACGAGGCgttggaaaagaagaaaaaggaaatttcTGAGTTTGAGGCTAATTATAAAATCAGGATAAGGAAGGCTGATGCTGAGGTGAAGGATGAATCTGGTAGGAAGGAAGGGTCTGCTCAAGGGGTTCTTGTGGGTCCTGCAGGTGGAAGTGAATga
- the LOC114412335 gene encoding probable prefoldin subunit 2 isoform X2 — protein sequence MAKAEGGKEPINEQAVANMYAAMRSELNQIYSKITELEMEVSEHTLVTNAIQPLDQSRRCYRMIGGVLVERTIKEVLPAVQRNKEGLEEVVARLNEALEKKKKEISEFEANYKIRIRKADAEVKDESGRKEGSAQGVLVGPAGGSE from the coding sequence ATGGCCAAAGCTGAAGGTGGCAAGGAACCAATAAATGAACAAGCAGTAGCAAATATGTATGCTGCAATGAGGTCTGAGCTCAACCAAATTTACTCCAAAATAACTGAACTGGAGATGGAAGTTAGTGAGCACACATTGGTTACCAATGCCATTCAACCACTTGACCAATCTAGACGATGCTATCGTATGATTGGAGGGGTGCTTGTGGAGAGAACCATCAAAGAGGTCTTGCCTGCTGTGCAGCGAAATAAAGAAGGACTCGAAGAGGTTGTGGCAAGGCTTAACGAGGCgttggaaaagaagaaaaaggaaatttcTGAGTTTGAGGCTAATTATAAAATCAGGATAAGGAAGGCTGATGCTGAGGTGAAGGATGAATCTGGTAGGAAGGAAGGGTCTGCTCAAGGGGTTCTTGTGGGTCCTGCAGGTGGAAGTGAATga